Proteins from a single region of Sneathiella aquimaris:
- the rplV gene encoding 50S ribosomal protein L22, which translates to MGKQSLERQLADTEAQAKGIRLRVSPQKLNLVAGLIRGKSAEAALAELTFSKRAIARDVKKVLQSAIANAENNHQLDVDQLVVAEAHVGKALVMKRFRARGRGRASGIQKPFSNITIVVREREEQA; encoded by the coding sequence ATGGGTAAGCAGTCCCTCGAAAGGCAGCTTGCGGATACTGAAGCACAGGCGAAAGGTATTCGTCTGCGTGTCAGCCCACAGAAGCTGAACCTCGTGGCAGGGCTTATTCGCGGAAAATCCGCGGAAGCCGCCCTGGCAGAACTCACTTTTTCTAAGCGTGCAATCGCACGTGACGTTAAAAAGGTTTTGCAGTCCGCCATTGCAAATGCTGAAAACAATCACCAGCTTGACGTTGATCAGTTGGTTGTTGCAGAAGCACATGTTGGTAAGGCACTTGTTATGAAGCGTTTCCGCGCTCGTGGCCGTGGTCGAGCCAGTGGTATTCAAAAACCGTTTAGCAACATCACTATCGTGGTCCGTGAACGCGAGGAGCAAGCATAA
- the rpsS gene encoding 30S ribosomal protein S19 gives MARSVWKGPFVDGYMLKKAEAARESGKKQIIKTWSRRSTILPQFVGLTFGVYNGQKFVPVLVDEDMVGHKFGEFSPSRTYYGHAADKKARRK, from the coding sequence ATGGCACGTTCAGTGTGGAAAGGCCCTTTTGTTGATGGCTATATGCTTAAGAAAGCTGAAGCTGCACGCGAAAGCGGTAAAAAACAAATCATTAAGACCTGGTCTCGCCGGTCAACCATTCTCCCTCAGTTCGTTGGGCTTACTTTTGGTGTCTATAATGGCCAAAAATTCGTTCCTGTTCTGGTTGATGAAGATATGGTGGGACATAAGTTCGGAGAATTCTCTCCTTCCCGTACATATTACGGCCATGCGGCCGACAAGAAGGCCCGGAGGAAATAA
- the rplB gene encoding 50S ribosomal protein L2, with product MALKSYKPTTPAQRGLILVDRSGLHKGKPVKTLTEGLSGSGGRNNNGRITARRRGGGHKRSYRIIDFKRRKFDVSATVERLEYDPNRTAFIALIRYEDGELSYILAPQRISVGDKVISGKTADIKPGNAMPMKNMPVGTIIHNVEMKPGKGGQMARSAGTYVQLIGKDAGFAQLRLASGEQRIVPAECMATVGAVSNQDQKNIKLAKAGRSRWLGRRPSVRGVAMNPIDHPHGGGEGRTSGGRHPVSPWGKPTKGKRTRSNKSTDKMIMRRRPQKRKK from the coding sequence ATGGCTCTTAAAAGTTATAAGCCTACAACTCCTGCTCAGCGTGGCCTTATCCTCGTTGATCGTTCAGGATTGCATAAAGGCAAGCCGGTTAAAACCCTGACTGAGGGTTTGTCCGGCAGTGGTGGTCGTAACAATAACGGCCGTATTACCGCGCGTCGGCGTGGTGGTGGACACAAGCGCAGCTACCGCATCATCGACTTCAAACGTCGGAAATTTGATGTATCAGCGACAGTTGAGCGGCTCGAATACGATCCTAACCGGACAGCCTTTATTGCGTTGATCCGTTATGAAGATGGTGAGCTGTCATACATTCTGGCGCCACAGCGTATCTCAGTTGGAGACAAAGTGATCTCCGGTAAGACCGCTGATATCAAGCCTGGTAACGCAATGCCGATGAAGAATATGCCTGTTGGTACCATTATCCACAATGTGGAGATGAAGCCAGGTAAAGGCGGTCAGATGGCGCGTTCTGCTGGAACATATGTTCAGTTGATTGGTAAAGATGCTGGTTTTGCTCAACTTCGGTTGGCATCTGGCGAACAGCGGATTGTTCCTGCGGAATGCATGGCAACTGTTGGTGCTGTTTCAAACCAGGATCAGAAAAACATTAAACTTGCGAAAGCCGGTCGTTCACGTTGGTTGGGACGTCGCCCATCCGTTCGTGGTGTTGCCATGAACCCGATCGATCACCCGCATGGTGGTGGTGAAGGCCGGACATCCGGTGGTCGTCATCCTGTTTCTCCTTGGGGTAAACCTACAAAGGGTAAACGGACACGGTCTAACAAGTCTACTGACAAAATGATCATGCGGCGCCGTCCGCAAAAGCGGAAGAAATAA
- a CDS encoding 50S ribosomal protein L23, with amino-acid sequence MNQERIYDILLAPVVTEKSTMGSEYNQVTFRVSLDATKPEIKEAVETLFNVKVVNVNTNRTNGKEKRFRGRVGKRSDFKKAMVTLADGQTIDVTTGI; translated from the coding sequence ATGAACCAGGAACGCATTTACGATATCCTGTTGGCACCGGTAGTTACCGAAAAGTCAACTATGGGATCAGAGTACAATCAGGTTACCTTCCGTGTATCCCTGGACGCTACGAAACCAGAAATCAAAGAAGCTGTGGAGACACTCTTCAATGTGAAGGTTGTGAACGTAAACACGAACCGTACTAACGGTAAGGAAAAACGTTTTCGTGGTCGGGTAGGCAAGCGGTCTGACTTCAAAAAAGCAATGGTAACCCTGGCTGATGGTCAAACCATCGACGTGACTACGGGGATTTAA
- the rplD gene encoding 50S ribosomal protein L4, which translates to MKVKVINLENKAAGDIELAEEVFGLAPRADLLQRMVKFQLAGRRAGTHKTKDVSEVSGTGAKPFAQKGTGRARQGQKRAPHQRGGGVAHGPVLRSHAHSLPKKVRKLALKTALSAKQAEGKLVIVDALTSADAKTKLMASKFKALGWDSTLIIDAGEPEANFALSTRNLPRVDILPESGANVYDILRRDTLVLTKSAVESLEARLK; encoded by the coding sequence ATGAAGGTTAAAGTTATCAACCTCGAAAATAAGGCAGCTGGAGATATCGAGCTTGCTGAAGAGGTATTTGGATTGGCTCCGCGTGCGGATCTTCTCCAACGGATGGTCAAATTCCAGCTTGCTGGTCGTCGTGCGGGTACTCATAAGACAAAAGATGTCTCTGAAGTATCTGGTACGGGTGCCAAGCCGTTTGCTCAGAAGGGCACAGGCCGTGCTCGTCAGGGTCAGAAACGGGCACCTCATCAGCGTGGTGGTGGTGTGGCTCATGGTCCGGTTCTTCGCTCACATGCGCACTCTCTGCCTAAGAAAGTTCGTAAGTTGGCGCTGAAAACGGCTTTGTCCGCTAAGCAGGCTGAAGGCAAACTGGTAATTGTCGATGCGCTGACATCAGCGGATGCGAAGACCAAACTCATGGCGAGCAAATTTAAGGCTCTTGGATGGGATTCAACCCTCATCATTGATGCTGGCGAGCCGGAAGCAAATTTTGCACTTTCTACACGTAATCTTCCACGTGTGGACATTCTTCCAGAATCAGGCGCGAATGTTTATGACATCCTACGCCGTGACACCCTGGTTTTGACAAAGAGTGCAGTAGAAAGCCTGGAGGCACGACTTAAATGA
- the rplC gene encoding 50S ribosomal protein L3 yields the protein MRCGMIAKKLGMSRVFAEDGRHIPVTVLEVDNQQVVAHRTTETHGYNALQVGVGKAKVKNVSKAMRGHYAKANVEPKMKLAEFRIEDDAFVEVGSEITVDHFVPDQPIDVVGTSIGKGFAGAMKRHNFGGMRATHGVSVSHRAHGSTGQCQDPGRVFKGKKMAGHMGAARVTTQNLTVVSTDVERGLILVKGAVPGSKGGWVFVADAVKKARPEGVPFPAAVSAPAASETPAEDAPVESAPAEE from the coding sequence ATGCGCTGTGGAATGATTGCAAAAAAACTGGGAATGAGCCGAGTCTTCGCTGAAGATGGCCGTCATATTCCAGTGACAGTACTGGAAGTGGACAACCAGCAGGTTGTTGCTCACCGTACAACAGAAACTCATGGGTATAACGCCTTGCAGGTTGGCGTTGGTAAAGCAAAAGTGAAAAACGTTTCCAAAGCGATGCGTGGACATTATGCGAAAGCCAATGTTGAGCCAAAAATGAAACTGGCAGAGTTCCGGATCGAAGACGACGCGTTTGTTGAAGTCGGTTCAGAAATTACCGTTGATCATTTTGTGCCTGACCAGCCGATTGATGTTGTTGGGACAAGCATTGGTAAAGGTTTTGCCGGTGCCATGAAACGTCATAACTTCGGTGGTATGCGCGCAACTCACGGTGTGTCTGTTTCTCACCGTGCGCATGGTTCAACTGGTCAGTGTCAGGATCCTGGACGCGTTTTCAAAGGTAAGAAAATGGCCGGTCACATGGGTGCTGCCCGTGTAACGACACAGAACCTGACAGTAGTTTCAACGGATGTTGAGCGCGGATTGATCCTCGTCAAAGGAGCCGTTCCTGGTTCTAAAGGCGGATGGGTGTTCGTGGCTGACGCTGTGAAGAAAGCCCGCCCTGAAGGCGTTCCTTTCCCAGCAGCCGTTTCTGCACCTGCTGCATCTGAAACACCAGCCGAGGACGCGCCTGTCGAGAGCGCCCCAGCTGAAGAATAA
- the rpsJ gene encoding 30S ribosomal protein S10, translating to MENQNIRIRLKAFDHRVLDSSTNEIVNTAKRTGAQVRGPIPLPTNIDKYTVLRGPHIDKKSREQFEIRTHKRVLDIVEPTPQTVDALMKLDLAAGVDVSIKLLG from the coding sequence ATGGAAAACCAAAATATTCGCATTCGCCTTAAAGCGTTTGATCACCGCGTGCTCGATTCGTCGACTAACGAGATCGTGAATACAGCCAAGCGCACAGGCGCTCAGGTTCGTGGCCCGATCCCGCTGCCGACTAATATCGATAAATATACGGTTCTTCGTGGACCGCATATCGATAAGAAATCACGTGAGCAGTTTGAAATCCGGACACACAAACGTGTCTTGGATATCGTTGAGCCAACGCCACAAACCGTGGATGCACTGATGAAACTGGACCTCGCCGCTGGCGTAGACGTGTCCATCAAGTTGTTGGGGTAA
- the tuf gene encoding elongation factor Tu, producing MAKEKFERNKPHANIGTVGHVDHGKTTLTAAITKVLAEQSGGAAFAFDEIDKAPEEKARGITISTAHVEYETEGRHYAHVDCPGHADYVKNMITGAAQMDGGILVVSAADGPMPQTREHILLARQVGVPALVVFMNKVDQVDDEELLELVEMEIRELLSEYDFPGDDIPIVKGSALAALEGRDDEIGKNAILELMQAVDDYIPLPERDVDKPFLMPIEDVFSISGRGTVVTGRIESGVVKVGEEIEIIGIKDTVKTTCTGVEMFRKLLDQGEAGDNVGVLLRGTKREDVERGQVLAHPGTITPHTKFTAEAYILTKDEGGRHTPFFTNYRPQFYFRTTDVTGVVTLPEGTEMVMPGDNIKVDVELIAPIAMDAGLRFAIREGGRTVGAGVVSSIVE from the coding sequence ATGGCCAAAGAAAAATTTGAGCGTAATAAACCGCACGCGAATATCGGTACTGTTGGTCACGTTGACCACGGTAAAACCACACTGACAGCAGCAATCACGAAAGTTCTTGCTGAGCAGAGCGGTGGCGCCGCATTCGCATTTGATGAAATCGATAAAGCGCCTGAAGAAAAAGCGCGTGGTATCACGATTTCAACAGCACATGTTGAATATGAAACAGAAGGTCGTCACTATGCTCACGTTGACTGTCCAGGTCACGCTGACTATGTGAAAAACATGATCACTGGTGCCGCACAGATGGATGGTGGTATCCTTGTTGTGTCAGCCGCTGACGGACCAATGCCACAGACTCGCGAGCATATCCTGCTTGCGCGTCAGGTTGGTGTTCCAGCCCTCGTTGTTTTCATGAACAAAGTTGACCAGGTCGACGACGAAGAGCTTCTTGAGCTTGTTGAAATGGAAATTCGTGAGCTTCTGAGCGAATACGACTTCCCAGGTGACGATATCCCGATTGTTAAAGGGTCTGCTCTTGCAGCGCTTGAAGGTCGTGATGACGAAATCGGCAAGAACGCTATTTTGGAACTGATGCAGGCAGTTGATGACTACATCCCACTTCCAGAGCGTGATGTTGACAAGCCATTCCTGATGCCAATTGAGGATGTGTTCTCAATTTCCGGTCGCGGTACTGTTGTAACAGGCCGGATCGAAAGCGGTGTTGTTAAGGTTGGTGAAGAGATCGAAATCATCGGTATCAAAGACACTGTCAAAACAACATGCACAGGCGTTGAAATGTTCCGCAAGCTGCTCGATCAGGGTGAAGCTGGCGATAACGTTGGTGTTCTGCTTCGTGGTACGAAACGTGAAGATGTTGAGCGTGGTCAGGTTCTGGCACATCCAGGAACGATTACACCGCACACGAAATTCACAGCAGAAGCTTACATTCTGACGAAAGATGAAGGTGGTCGTCACACACCATTCTTCACAAACTATCGTCCACAGTTCTACTTCCGTACAACGGACGTAACCGGTGTTGTAACATTGCCAGAAGGGACCGAAATGGTCATGCCTGGTGATAACATCAAAGTGGATGTTGAATTGATTGCTCCGATCGCTATGGATGCAGGTCTGCGTTTCGCTATTCGCGAAGGTGGACGGACAGTCGGCGCCGGCGTCGTCTCATCTATCGTCGAGTAA
- the fusA gene encoding elongation factor G, with translation MARTTPIEKYRNIGIMAHIDAGKTTTTERILYYTGVSHKIGEVHDGAATMDWMEQEQERGITITSAATTCFWNDHRINIIDTPGHVDFTIEVERSLRVLDGAVAVFDGVAGVEPQSETVWRQADKYRVPRMCFVNKMDRTGANFYNCVEMFKTRLGAKPLVLQLPIGSEAEFEGVVDLIKMKEIVWTGEEMGAAFEYRDIRADLADKAAEYREAMLETAIEMDEAVMEAYLEGEEPDEDTLRRCIRLGTLEAAFVPVLTGTAFKNKGVQPLLDAVIDFMPSPLDIGGTEGIDVKTDKEIKRNPSDDEPFAGLAFKVMTDPFVGSLTFVRVYSGVLEAGTQTLNSVKDNRERVGRMLQMHANSREDVKEARAGDIVAIAGLKATTTGDTLCDSAKPVILERMEFPEPVIEIAVEPKTKSDQEKMGVALNRLAQEDPSFRVSSDHESGQTIIKGMGELHLDIIVDRMKREFKVEANIGAPQVAYRESITTKAELDYTHKKQSGGSGQFARIKLIAQPGELGCGLNFHDSITGGSVPKEYIPGVQKGIKDVVETGVLAGFPLIDVDVELIDGAYHDVDSSVMAFEIAARAAMRELARKAGLRLLEPMMKVEIVTPDEYIGDVMGDLNSRRGQVTGTEQRGVAQVVNAMVPLANMFGYVNNLRSQTQGRATFTMVFDHYEPVPQHVSDEVLAKLA, from the coding sequence ATTCTGTATTATACAGGCGTTTCTCACAAAATTGGTGAAGTTCATGATGGCGCAGCCACTATGGACTGGATGGAACAGGAGCAGGAGCGGGGTATTACAATTACTTCTGCTGCGACGACTTGTTTTTGGAATGATCACCGGATCAACATCATTGATACACCAGGCCACGTTGACTTCACAATTGAAGTAGAGCGTTCTTTGCGTGTCCTCGATGGCGCGGTTGCCGTGTTTGATGGTGTTGCGGGTGTTGAGCCGCAATCGGAAACAGTTTGGCGTCAGGCTGATAAGTATCGTGTTCCGCGCATGTGCTTTGTGAACAAAATGGACCGTACGGGTGCGAACTTCTACAACTGTGTGGAAATGTTCAAAACGCGTCTGGGTGCGAAGCCACTTGTTCTTCAGTTGCCAATTGGTTCAGAAGCTGAATTTGAAGGCGTTGTTGACCTGATCAAGATGAAGGAAATCGTCTGGACAGGTGAGGAAATGGGTGCCGCGTTTGAATATCGCGATATCCGCGCTGATCTTGCTGACAAAGCTGCGGAATACCGCGAAGCAATGTTGGAAACAGCCATCGAAATGGATGAAGCTGTTATGGAAGCGTATCTGGAAGGTGAAGAGCCTGATGAAGACACGCTCCGTCGTTGTATTCGTCTTGGTACGCTGGAAGCTGCGTTTGTTCCTGTTTTGACAGGAACGGCCTTTAAGAACAAAGGTGTTCAGCCACTTCTGGATGCGGTCATCGACTTTATGCCATCTCCGCTTGATATTGGGGGTACAGAAGGCATCGATGTTAAGACTGACAAGGAAATCAAGCGTAACCCTTCTGATGATGAGCCTTTTGCAGGACTTGCCTTCAAGGTAATGACAGATCCATTTGTTGGTTCGCTGACATTCGTTCGTGTTTATTCTGGTGTTCTTGAAGCTGGTACTCAGACTTTGAACTCAGTTAAAGATAACCGCGAGCGGGTTGGTCGGATGCTTCAGATGCATGCGAACTCTCGGGAAGACGTTAAGGAAGCCCGCGCAGGTGATATTGTTGCGATTGCTGGTCTTAAGGCCACAACAACCGGTGATACCCTTTGCGACTCAGCGAAACCAGTAATTCTGGAACGCATGGAGTTCCCGGAGCCTGTGATCGAGATTGCTGTTGAACCTAAGACCAAGAGTGACCAGGAAAAAATGGGTGTCGCGCTGAACCGTTTGGCTCAGGAAGATCCTTCTTTCCGCGTTTCCAGTGACCACGAAAGTGGACAGACTATTATTAAGGGTATGGGCGAACTCCACCTGGACATCATTGTCGATCGCATGAAGCGTGAATTCAAGGTTGAGGCGAATATCGGTGCACCACAGGTTGCTTACCGTGAATCAATCACAACGAAAGCCGAGCTGGATTACACCCATAAGAAACAGTCTGGTGGTTCAGGTCAGTTTGCGCGGATCAAGTTGATTGCGCAGCCCGGCGAACTAGGTTGTGGTTTGAATTTCCACGACAGCATCACCGGTGGTTCTGTTCCTAAGGAATATATCCCAGGTGTTCAGAAGGGTATTAAAGACGTCGTCGAAACCGGCGTTCTTGCAGGCTTCCCTCTGATCGATGTGGATGTCGAGTTGATTGATGGTGCGTATCACGATGTTGACTCCTCCGTCATGGCGTTTGAGATCGCTGCCCGTGCAGCAATGCGCGAACTGGCCCGTAAAGCTGGTCTGCGTCTTCTTGAGCCAATGATGAAGGTCGAGATTGTGACCCCAGACGAATATATCGGTGATGTGATGGGTGACTTGAATAGTCGCCGTGGTCAGGTAACCGGTACAGAACAGCGCGGTGTCGCGCAGGTTGTGAATGCGATGGTTCCATTGGCCAACATGTTTGGTTATGTGAACAATCTTCGGTCTCAGACTCAGGGCCGTGCGACATTCACAATGGTATTTGATCACTATGAACCAGTGCCACAACACGTTTCAGACGAAGTTCTGGCGAAATTGGCGTAA